The following are from one region of the Ignavibacteriota bacterium genome:
- a CDS encoding NifU family protein produces the protein MLMVEDVDLTPNPHALKFILNQKLLNYETRQYHDKESAKDDPFASGIFQLDGVVSVFYMDKFVTIEKSPESNWGQIQRPFIEFLKAFDANLIPAETVKAPTAEEENELLKRINYLLDQKVRPALAGDGGGLQVLGIDGFTVKIRYQGACGSCPSSISGTLIAIEGLLRRDVNPSIQVIAA, from the coding sequence ATGTTAATGGTAGAAGATGTTGACTTAACGCCAAACCCGCATGCATTAAAGTTTATATTAAACCAAAAACTACTTAATTACGAAACGCGGCAATATCATGATAAGGAATCAGCTAAAGATGATCCGTTTGCTTCTGGAATTTTTCAGCTAGATGGAGTTGTTTCAGTTTTCTATATGGATAAGTTTGTAACTATTGAAAAATCACCTGAATCTAATTGGGGACAAATTCAGAGACCATTCATTGAATTCTTAAAAGCATTTGATGCGAATTTGATACCTGCAGAAACAGTAAAAGCACCAACTGCCGAGGAAGAGAACGAGCTGCTAAAAAGAATTAATTATCTGCTTGATCAAAAAGTACGACCAGCGCTTGCAGGTGATGGCGGTGGTTTGCAGGTTTTAGGAATTGATGGCTTCACTGTAAAAATAAGATATCAGGGTGCTTGCGGAAGTTGTCCAAGTTCAATCTCTGGGACGCTGATAGCAATCGAGGGATTATTGAGAAGAGACGTTAATCCTTCAATCCAGGTAATTGCTGCTTAA
- the plsY gene encoding glycerol-3-phosphate 1-O-acyltransferase PlsY — translation MFLLAIIVILSYLIGSIPNSIIISKAVSGIDIRKHGSGNAGGTNVLRVLGWKYGLIVIFLDALKGAIAVVLIARLFYGPLPFENVSPFDDFTLIQIIAGMSAVIGHIWTVFAGFKGGKGIATALGMLLTLITVDMLIAVGVFTLVVLISRYVSLGSIIAAISVPATLFIRENLFHVDIPGYSTLFPFILGITALVIFTHRKNLIRLLRGNENKISFRKKNKIS, via the coding sequence ATGTTTTTATTAGCAATTATAGTTATCCTCTCTTACCTGATCGGCTCGATTCCGAACAGTATTATTATTAGCAAAGCAGTTAGTGGTATTGATATCCGTAAACACGGCAGCGGTAATGCTGGAGGAACAAATGTGTTACGCGTACTCGGCTGGAAGTACGGATTGATTGTTATTTTCCTTGATGCATTGAAAGGTGCTATTGCTGTTGTTTTAATTGCCAGATTATTTTATGGTCCACTCCCTTTTGAAAACGTTTCGCCTTTTGATGATTTTACATTAATTCAGATTATTGCTGGTATGTCTGCTGTAATTGGTCATATCTGGACAGTCTTTGCCGGATTTAAAGGAGGAAAGGGAATTGCTACTGCACTTGGTATGTTATTAACTTTAATCACAGTTGATATGCTGATTGCCGTTGGTGTATTTACTCTGGTCGTTTTAATTTCACGTTATGTTTCGTTAGGATCTATTATTGCTGCCATAAGTGTTCCGGCAACATTATTTATCAGAGAAAATTTATTTCATGTAGATATCCCGGGATATAGCACTTTATTCCCGTTTATTTTAGGAATTACAGCTTTAGTTATTTTCACTCACAGAAAAAACCTGATCAGATTACTTCGCGGGAATGAAAATAAAATAAGCTTTCGAAAGAAAAATAAAATCAGTTAA
- a CDS encoding asparaginase, translating into MSDKKSILIVFTGGTFSMKIDKKKSGGAVPKYSGAELLKKIPEAKKIADISFYDFGKYPGPHVTPEIMMELSKQLRKRLTDKKYDGIIITHGTDTLEETAYLIDLTIKTEIPIVFTGSMRNSSEQNWDGPKNLIDSLLVCLSKNSREMGTLVCMNGEVNAASEVTKIFSNEFETFQSLDFGTLGFVEKGRVIYNRLPRFLETINTNKINTNVDLLTVYAGMDEKFFRHSADSDADGLVIEALGVGNVPPAAFKGIEYVIKKNIPVVLVSRCPAGETDYIYSYPGAGRHLHDLGVIFTDYLNGQKARIKLMLALAKTSDRKILKKIFEGEIREI; encoded by the coding sequence ATGTCTGATAAAAAAAGTATTCTCATCGTATTTACCGGCGGCACTTTTTCGATGAAGATTGATAAAAAGAAGTCAGGTGGTGCCGTGCCAAAATATTCCGGAGCGGAACTTCTGAAAAAGATTCCGGAAGCCAAGAAGATCGCAGATATTTCTTTTTATGATTTCGGGAAATATCCTGGTCCTCATGTTACTCCTGAAATTATGATGGAATTATCAAAGCAATTGAGGAAACGGCTTACTGATAAAAAATATGATGGGATAATAATAACACATGGAACAGATACTCTTGAAGAAACTGCTTACCTAATTGATCTAACAATCAAAACAGAAATACCAATTGTATTCACAGGCTCGATGAGGAATAGTTCGGAACAAAATTGGGATGGACCGAAAAATTTGATTGATTCATTACTTGTTTGTCTGAGTAAAAATTCAAGAGAAATGGGAACACTCGTTTGCATGAATGGTGAAGTGAATGCTGCAAGTGAAGTAACTAAAATTTTTTCAAATGAGTTTGAAACTTTTCAAAGTCTGGATTTTGGTACACTCGGTTTTGTTGAGAAAGGAAGAGTGATTTACAATCGTTTACCAAGATTTCTCGAAACAATTAATACAAATAAAATTAATACAAACGTTGATCTGCTTACGGTTTATGCAGGAATGGATGAAAAGTTTTTCAGACATTCTGCTGATTCTGATGCGGATGGACTAGTCATTGAAGCTTTAGGAGTTGGAAATGTTCCGCCTGCTGCATTTAAAGGAATTGAATATGTTATAAAAAAAAACATTCCGGTTGTGCTGGTATCAAGATGTCCAGCCGGAGAAACAGATTACATTTACAGTTATCCCGGGGCAGGAAGACACTTACATGATCTCGGTGTGATATTTACTGATTACCTGAACGGTCAGAAAGCGAGAATCAAGCTGATGCTTGCTTTAGCTAAAACCAGTGATAGAAAAATCCTGAAGAAAATTTTTGAGGGCGAGATCAGGGAGATTTAG
- the queC gene encoding 7-cyano-7-deazaguanine synthase QueC → MNIDVKELAVVAVSGGMDSCVTAAIADEKYQLAFAHINYGQRTENRELKAFNDIADFYKINERLVIDYPHLSKIGGSSLTDKDISVSNANLSNKEVPTSYVPFRNANILSACVSWAEVLNAKAVFIGAVYEDSSGYPDCRPEFFSAFEKMIDLGTKPETKIKIETPVIHLSKAEIIKKGIKLNAPLHLTWSCYQNEDIACGVCDSCALRLRGFQMAGVEDPIKYKTKPIYK, encoded by the coding sequence ATGAATATTGATGTAAAAGAACTTGCTGTTGTCGCCGTCAGCGGAGGAATGGATAGTTGTGTGACTGCTGCAATTGCAGATGAAAAATATCAACTTGCATTTGCGCATATTAATTATGGTCAGCGAACCGAAAATCGGGAACTGAAAGCTTTCAACGACATTGCCGATTTTTATAAAATCAATGAAAGATTGGTCATTGATTATCCTCATCTTTCAAAAATCGGTGGTTCATCATTAACGGATAAAGATATTTCGGTATCAAATGCGAATCTCAGCAACAAGGAAGTACCAACTTCATACGTTCCATTCAGGAATGCAAATATTCTTTCGGCTTGTGTTAGCTGGGCAGAAGTGCTGAATGCAAAAGCTGTTTTTATCGGTGCTGTATATGAAGATTCTTCCGGCTATCCTGATTGCAGACCTGAATTCTTTTCTGCATTTGAAAAGATGATTGATCTTGGGACAAAACCCGAAACAAAAATTAAAATTGAAACACCTGTTATTCATCTTTCAAAAGCTGAAATAATAAAAAAAGGAATTAAATTAAATGCACCACTGCATTTAACATGGAGTTGTTATCAAAACGAAGATATTGCTTGCGGAGTTTGTGATAGCTGCGCTCTTCGTCTCAGAGGATTTCAGATGGCCGGAGTTGAAGATCCAATAAAGTATAAAACTAAACCTATTTACAAATGA
- a CDS encoding triose-phosphate isomerase, with protein sequence MRKKVIAGNWKMNMDMHQSQKLVSEIINGLGKDNRAEVIICPPFTSLSEVSSLLKGTQIKLGAQNMFYEESGAFTGEISADMLKSVDCEFVIIGHSERRVIFNESDELINKKIKTALTKGLKPIFCIGELLGQREKNETMKVVTQQIEKGLEGISSEQMKNIIIAYEPVWAIGTGKTATPQQAQEVHSFIRDLIAKKFSTSVAENLIIQYGGSVKSENSGELLSQKDIDGALVGGACLKADSFLGIIVSA encoded by the coding sequence ATGCGTAAAAAAGTCATAGCCGGTAATTGGAAAATGAATATGGACATGCATCAATCACAAAAATTGGTGTCTGAAATAATTAATGGATTGGGAAAAGATAACCGGGCAGAAGTTATAATTTGTCCGCCTTTTACATCGTTGAGTGAAGTTAGTTCATTGTTGAAAGGAACACAGATAAAACTTGGTGCACAAAATATGTTTTACGAAGAAAGCGGAGCTTTTACCGGAGAAATATCTGCTGATATGCTGAAGTCTGTTGATTGTGAATTTGTAATTATCGGTCACTCAGAACGAAGAGTAATTTTTAATGAATCAGATGAACTGATAAACAAAAAAATAAAAACAGCGCTGACAAAAGGATTGAAACCAATTTTCTGCATTGGAGAGCTTCTCGGGCAAAGAGAAAAAAACGAAACAATGAAAGTTGTTACACAACAGATTGAAAAAGGATTGGAAGGAATTTCTTCTGAACAAATGAAAAATATTATTATTGCTTACGAACCTGTCTGGGCAATTGGGACAGGTAAAACTGCAACACCACAACAGGCACAGGAAGTTCATTCGTTCATTCGCGACTTAATCGCAAAAAAATTCTCGACGTCGGTTGCAGAAAATTTAATCATCCAGTACGGCGGAAGTGTAAAATCAGAAAATTCTGGAGAACTTCTCTCACAAAAAGATATTGACGGTGCACTCGTTGGTGGAGCTTGTCTGAAAGCAGATTCGTTTCTCGGGATTATTGTTTCTGCGTAA
- a CDS encoding glutamate racemase yields the protein MKRSPIGVFDSGIGGLTVVKRLSSTLPNESIIYFGDTARVPYGSKSNSTVIEYSIQDTKFLLQKNIKALVVACNTASSIAIPDLKKKFDIPIIGMIEPGSRLALKKSQSKKIGVIGTRATVSNLAYSKEIKKINSSAQVIEKPCPLFVPLAEEGWINHKATYEVAEEYLKELREEKIDTLVLGCTHYPILSEVIRKVIGSKVTLIDSGIASSEVIKSELEKLDLLSDSKKTGVQEYYVSDIPAKFKEVAELFLGKEIDHVHKVDLEMLISKG from the coding sequence GTGAAACGAAGCCCGATCGGTGTCTTTGACTCAGGTATTGGCGGACTAACAGTTGTTAAAAGGCTTTCCTCAACTCTGCCAAACGAAAGTATAATTTATTTCGGTGATACTGCGCGTGTTCCTTATGGTTCAAAGTCAAATTCAACGGTGATCGAATATTCAATCCAGGACACAAAATTCCTGCTGCAAAAAAATATTAAAGCACTTGTGGTCGCTTGCAATACAGCTTCATCAATAGCAATTCCAGATCTGAAAAAAAAGTTCGACATTCCTATTATCGGTATGATTGAACCCGGTTCGAGACTGGCGTTAAAGAAAAGTCAAAGTAAAAAAATCGGAGTGATCGGAACAAGAGCAACTGTCAGCAACCTTGCTTATTCAAAAGAAATTAAAAAGATAAATAGTTCTGCACAGGTTATTGAAAAACCTTGTCCGCTATTTGTACCACTTGCAGAAGAAGGCTGGATAAATCACAAAGCAACGTACGAAGTTGCTGAGGAATATTTGAAAGAACTACGCGAAGAGAAAATCGATACGTTAGTTCTTGGTTGTACGCATTATCCAATATTATCTGAAGTCATCCGGAAAGTTATCGGCAGCAAAGTTACTTTGATTGATTCGGGCATCGCTTCTTCTGAAGTAATTAAATCAGAACTTGAAAAACTTGATTTACTTTCTGATTCAAAGAAAACAGGAGTGCAGGAATATTACGTAAGTGATATTCCTGCAAAGTTTAAAGAAGTTGCCGAATTGTTTCTTGGAAAAGAAATAGACCACGTCCACAAAGTTGATCTGGAAATGTTGATTTCAAAGGGCTAA
- a CDS encoding methylated-DNA--[protein]-cysteine S-methyltransferase produces the protein MTNQIYYASDIINGITLDVIVSEKGIREILINKKPESDTLTRATQVAPEEQSMKKIFRQLKEYFNRERREFELSLEIIGTDFQKKVWDELTKIPYGETISYGELAVRLGDKNKMRAVAAANGANPIPVIIPCHRVIGADGSLTGYGGGLDVKKKLLELEGRWTMDLFIPS, from the coding sequence ATGACAAATCAGATATATTATGCTTCAGATATAATTAATGGAATCACGCTCGATGTTATTGTTTCTGAAAAAGGAATTCGGGAAATTCTAATAAACAAAAAACCGGAATCAGATACTCTTACCAGAGCAACACAGGTCGCACCGGAAGAACAAAGTATGAAAAAGATTTTCCGTCAGTTAAAAGAATACTTTAACAGAGAAAGAAGAGAGTTTGAATTATCTCTAGAAATTATCGGTACAGATTTTCAGAAAAAAGTATGGGATGAATTAACAAAAATTCCTTATGGAGAAACTATAAGTTACGGTGAATTAGCAGTCCGTTTGGGAGATAAGAATAAGATGCGAGCCGTCGCAGCGGCAAATGGTGCAAACCCAATCCCGGTTATTATTCCTTGTCATCGAGTTATTGGTGCTGATGGGAGTCTTACTGGCTATGGAGGGGGTCTCGATGTAAAGAAAAAGCTGCTTGAACTAGAAGGACGTTGGACAATGGATTTATTTATTCCATCTTAA
- a CDS encoding MBL fold metallo-hydrolase, whose protein sequence is MIEFVSLGGAGEIGANCYYLNINGLGIILECGMHPQKTGLDSLPKFDLLDNRPTDYVLISHAHQDHLNALPFLIKKFPHLKIITTPQTRAVAELTLHNAISILKRQVNEKDFEIYTRDEVDLLIKSINYKSYNEKFILNSLTSAQVVEGEFFDAGHIIGSAGILLRFDNKKLFFTGDINLSAQSLLAGAKLPDEKIDILLTETTYGATDSSVINNWNIEVERFASSINKVINNGGSVLIPVFALGKLQEILAIIWLQMKKNKITSVDIFTGGIGNKINRIYDYNRYLVNRKEIDLVLSDIPQKNLFELDDVEQLFKFPCIVLASSGMIIESTNSFTLAKIWLHKKDSAIFTVGYMDPSTPGSKIANAKRGDKIQLTDRDSKTEVKCEIKNFRLSAHSKREELLELVSTLNPDKIVLIHGDNEAISWMGNSILKKFPTKKVFAAENFYKIIFD, encoded by the coding sequence ATGATCGAATTTGTATCACTCGGTGGTGCCGGTGAAATCGGTGCAAACTGTTACTATCTGAACATCAACGGACTTGGAATTATCCTCGAGTGTGGAATGCATCCTCAAAAAACCGGATTGGATTCTCTCCCAAAATTTGATTTACTCGATAACAGACCAACCGACTATGTTTTAATTTCACACGCACACCAGGATCATTTAAATGCACTTCCTTTTCTCATTAAAAAATTCCCTCATCTGAAAATTATCACAACTCCTCAAACACGTGCTGTTGCTGAGTTAACATTGCACAATGCAATTTCAATATTAAAAAGACAGGTGAATGAAAAGGATTTTGAAATTTATACACGTGATGAAGTTGATCTTCTGATCAAATCCATAAACTATAAATCTTACAATGAAAAATTTATTCTTAATTCGTTGACAAGCGCTCAGGTTGTTGAAGGTGAATTTTTTGATGCCGGACATATTATTGGTTCAGCAGGAATCTTACTGCGATTCGATAATAAAAAATTATTTTTTACCGGCGATATAAATCTTTCCGCCCAATCTCTACTTGCTGGTGCAAAACTACCCGATGAAAAAATTGATATACTTTTAACCGAAACGACTTATGGCGCAACTGATTCATCTGTTATCAATAACTGGAATATAGAAGTTGAAAGATTCGCATCTTCAATTAATAAAGTAATTAATAACGGAGGTTCCGTTCTCATCCCCGTTTTTGCTTTGGGAAAATTACAGGAGATACTTGCGATTATCTGGCTTCAAATGAAAAAAAATAAAATTACAAGTGTGGATATTTTCACCGGCGGAATCGGAAACAAGATTAACAGGATTTATGATTACAACAGGTATTTAGTCAATAGAAAAGAAATTGATTTGGTTCTGTCTGATATTCCTCAAAAAAATTTATTTGAGTTGGATGATGTTGAACAGCTATTCAAATTTCCGTGTATTGTTCTGGCTTCAAGCGGAATGATAATAGAGTCAACCAATTCATTTACGCTCGCAAAAATCTGGCTGCATAAAAAAGATTCGGCAATATTTACAGTTGGATACATGGATCCGTCAACTCCCGGCAGCAAAATAGCAAACGCAAAACGTGGAGATAAAATTCAACTTACCGATCGCGATTCAAAAACGGAAGTGAAGTGTGAAATTAAAAACTTCCGTCTTTCAGCTCATTCAAAACGGGAAGAATTATTGGAATTGGTTTCAACCCTGAATCCTGACAAAATAGTTTTAATTCATGGAGATAATGAAGCAATTAGCTGGATGGGCAATTCTATCCTGAAAAAATTTCCAACAAAAAAAGTGTTCGCTGCTGAAAATTTCTATAAGATAATATTTGATTAA
- a CDS encoding HD domain-containing protein: protein MLDSDIKKIFRERRDLLFAAHAKQADALRFSKEYSLMIEEFIRAVTGTKKYHFALASAGSFSRREFSPYSDIDIIFISESVEENAKDISELVTKFWDNGLEVSHTVRDLSDIRKYMLSDLHTFTQFFETRYLLGSEKVYHLWNETLLNSINEEMKADLINRLIEDSEERYKKYGSSPKMLEPNLKYSAGGLRDLQLVEWIYIFANKELINKQQEATQIETFLNILKNEKASSIDECNRVLSSYKMILSVRNLMHLEAKQKHDRFEFSEQIRIAKIFGFEEESLIDFMRIYFNAAVILNRFSKSITKKLHDDAVVASLPASLSINLDDDFIIKGKVISMRNNTPLSMSDILRVFYYRGLHSARFDEELRSYIVDKFEATDRHHIQESESSVFFREILRLPNNVGQTLYIMNELGALGAFMPEFKDLNGFLQHGVYHTYTADEHTLIAIQNVENLANENSHLGKIFNKLKDKEKLFLGLLLHDIAKPINISGHEILGAELAASIMYRMGYGDEEISIVSSLVMNHLVMEQTAFRRNLNDPETLNNFTSRFKSIEELEQLYLLTYADLSAVNPVVWTSWKNELLAELYRKTRAMLEEKISGEELLYSTTFAVPKEISKFSPNISEEDVQQHIDSIDDLAYTHHFGAEEIARHIEEIEKGSVVSVIFSESNGYTGITVITKDFPSLLSKLCGVLAINDINIHDAKIFTRKDGIVIDTFNVTDFSSHNKLEKTRFQKIEEDMNLAVRGLLQLGKEVASLKSKWWRIESKLFKKKGNVKVAFENHERYTIIDVHSPDRLGFLYHVTSKMNELGLNIFFAKISTQGDEIVDAFYVLDRNGKKISPNDYEFVKNEIASSIDKLL, encoded by the coding sequence ATTTTGGATTCGGATATAAAAAAAATATTCAGGGAACGACGTGACCTTCTTTTTGCAGCTCATGCAAAACAAGCAGATGCATTGAGGTTCAGCAAAGAATACAGCCTGATGATTGAGGAATTTATCCGTGCTGTGACAGGAACAAAAAAATATCACTTCGCCCTTGCTTCAGCAGGAAGTTTCAGCCGCCGTGAGTTTTCTCCTTATTCAGACATTGATATAATTTTTATTTCAGAATCAGTTGAAGAAAATGCGAAGGACATTTCTGAGCTGGTAACAAAATTCTGGGATAACGGATTGGAAGTTTCTCATACAGTCAGAGATTTATCCGACATCCGGAAATATATGCTGTCAGATCTTCATACGTTCACACAATTTTTTGAAACCCGATACTTGTTGGGCTCAGAAAAAGTTTATCACCTCTGGAATGAAACTCTGCTCAATTCAATCAATGAGGAAATGAAAGCAGACTTGATTAACAGATTGATCGAAGATTCAGAAGAGCGATATAAAAAGTATGGTTCATCACCAAAAATGCTGGAACCAAATCTAAAATATTCAGCCGGCGGATTAAGAGATTTACAATTGGTGGAATGGATTTATATTTTCGCAAACAAAGAATTGATAAATAAACAGCAGGAAGCGACACAGATTGAAACCTTCCTGAATATTCTGAAAAATGAAAAAGCTTCTTCAATTGATGAATGCAATCGTGTGCTTAGCAGTTATAAAATGATTCTTTCTGTCAGAAACCTCATGCACCTTGAAGCAAAGCAAAAGCATGACCGGTTTGAGTTCAGCGAACAAATCAGGATTGCAAAAATTTTTGGATTTGAGGAAGAATCCCTGATAGATTTTATGCGGATATATTTTAATGCCGCAGTGATACTTAACCGTTTTTCCAAATCGATTACAAAAAAACTACACGATGATGCTGTGGTAGCCTCATTGCCAGCCTCGTTATCAATAAATCTTGATGATGATTTTATTATTAAAGGTAAAGTGATTTCAATGCGGAATAATACGCCGTTAAGTATGTCAGATATCCTGCGTGTATTTTATTATCGCGGTTTGCATTCAGCCAGATTTGATGAAGAACTTCGCTCATACATTGTTGACAAGTTTGAGGCTACTGACAGACATCATATTCAGGAGAGTGAATCTTCTGTGTTCTTCAGAGAAATATTAAGACTGCCGAATAATGTGGGGCAAACACTTTACATAATGAATGAACTCGGTGCACTTGGTGCATTTATGCCCGAGTTCAAAGACCTTAATGGATTTCTCCAGCATGGAGTTTATCATACTTACACTGCCGATGAACACACGCTTATTGCAATCCAAAATGTAGAAAATCTTGCTAATGAAAATTCACACTTAGGAAAAATTTTTAATAAGCTTAAAGACAAAGAAAAACTTTTCCTCGGATTACTTCTTCACGATATTGCAAAGCCAATAAATATAAGCGGACACGAAATTCTAGGGGCTGAACTTGCTGCTTCAATAATGTACCGAATGGGATATGGTGACGAAGAAATAAGTATTGTTTCTTCATTAGTGATGAATCATCTTGTAATGGAACAAACTGCATTCAGAAGAAATTTAAATGATCCCGAAACCCTGAATAACTTTACCTCAAGATTTAAATCTATTGAAGAGCTTGAACAACTTTATCTTTTAACTTATGCTGATTTGTCTGCTGTTAATCCCGTTGTATGGACAAGCTGGAAGAATGAACTTCTTGCAGAACTTTACCGGAAAACCCGTGCAATGCTTGAAGAAAAAATTTCAGGTGAAGAACTATTGTACTCTACTACCTTTGCTGTTCCAAAAGAGATTAGCAAATTTTCTCCCAATATCTCCGAAGAAGACGTTCAACAGCATATAGATTCAATCGACGATTTAGCATACACTCATCATTTTGGTGCCGAAGAAATCGCCAGACACATTGAGGAAATTGAAAAAGGTTCAGTAGTTTCTGTTATATTTTCTGAGTCAAACGGTTACACCGGAATAACAGTCATCACAAAAGATTTTCCTTCACTGCTTTCAAAACTTTGTGGAGTGCTGGCGATTAATGACATTAACATTCACGATGCAAAAATATTTACTCGTAAAGACGGAATTGTAATTGATACTTTCAACGTAACCGACTTCAGTTCGCATAATAAACTTGAAAAAACGCGATTTCAAAAAATAGAAGAAGATATGAACCTTGCAGTACGCGGACTTTTGCAGCTTGGAAAAGAAGTGGCTTCTTTAAAATCAAAATGGTGGAGAATTGAAAGTAAGCTTTTCAAGAAAAAAGGTAATGTAAAAGTCGCTTTTGAAAATCACGAAAGATACACCATCATTGATGTTCATTCACCTGACAGATTAGGGTTTCTGTATCATGTTACCAGCAAAATGAATGAACTCGGTTTGAACATTTTCTTCGCAAAAATTTCTACACAGGGAGACGAGATTGTGGATGCATTTTATGTGCTTGATAGAAATGGAAAAAAAATTTCCCCCAACGATTACGAGTTTGTAAAAAATGAAATTGCTTCTTCAATTGATAAATTATTATAA
- the queF gene encoding NADPH-dependent 7-cyano-7-deazaguanine reductase QueF: MKTIKYINQKRKIIETFKNEFPDRDYTIIHTAPEFTSLCPKTGQPDFATITVEYVPDKLCIELKSLKIYFNSYRNDGLFFESATNKILDDLVNVCKPRYMLITAEFNVRGGISSMIEAEYFSDLFNK; encoded by the coding sequence ATGAAAACAATAAAATATATCAATCAGAAAAGAAAAATTATTGAAACATTTAAAAACGAATTCCCGGATCGTGATTATACAATAATTCACACTGCACCGGAATTCACTTCGCTTTGTCCAAAAACAGGTCAGCCTGATTTTGCAACGATCACTGTTGAATACGTTCCTGATAAACTCTGTATCGAATTAAAATCATTAAAAATTTATTTCAACTCATACCGGAACGACGGTTTGTTTTTTGAAAGTGCCACGAACAAAATTTTGGATGACCTTGTAAATGTTTGCAAGCCGCGATATATGCTGATAACTGCCGAGTTCAATGTAAGAGGTGGCATTTCATCAATGATTGAAGCTGAGTATTTCAGTGATCTGTTTAATAAATAG
- a CDS encoding citrate (Si)-synthase — MSELKEKLRKKIEEWRPRTARLIKEFGNVKVDEVDIGQVIGGARDIKSLVTDISYLDPFEGIRFRGLTIPEVMEKLPKVPGGEMPFVEGFYFFLLTGEIPTQDDIKEVTMEFSRRKIVPTYVFDILKAMPHDSHPMVMFSTAILSMQRESVFVRDYNSGILKKNDYWNPTYEDGLNLLAKLPEIAAFIYRIKYKGGKIIESDPKLDFGANFAHMMGIPKPYDDVARMYFILHSDHESGNVSAHTGHLVASALSDIYYSISAMTNGLAGPLHGLANQEVLRWLHELHIKLGEKVPTEEEMKNFVLETLKSGQVIPGFGHAVLRKTDPRYMAQREFCLKHLPNDLLFKYVDLLFKVVPPILLEQGKAKNPWPNVDAQSGVIQWYYGLKEYDFYTVLFAVGRSLGVVANIIWDRGLGYPLERPKSVTTEMLEEAAGIKK; from the coding sequence ATGTCTGAACTAAAAGAAAAACTAAGAAAAAAAATTGAGGAGTGGAGACCGCGTACTGCACGTTTAATCAAAGAATTCGGAAACGTGAAAGTAGATGAAGTAGATATTGGTCAGGTTATAGGAGGAGCGCGCGATATTAAAAGTCTTGTCACAGATATCTCTTATCTCGATCCTTTTGAAGGGATCCGATTCAGAGGATTGACAATTCCGGAAGTGATGGAGAAACTTCCCAAAGTTCCCGGCGGAGAAATGCCTTTTGTGGAAGGATTTTATTTCTTCTTATTAACCGGCGAGATTCCAACACAGGATGATATTAAGGAAGTTACGATGGAATTTAGTCGTCGTAAAATTGTGCCGACTTATGTTTTCGATATTCTGAAAGCAATGCCGCATGATTCTCATCCTATGGTAATGTTTTCAACTGCAATTCTGTCTATGCAGCGTGAATCTGTTTTTGTCAGAGATTACAATTCTGGAATACTAAAGAAAAATGATTATTGGAATCCTACTTATGAAGATGGTTTGAATCTTCTGGCAAAACTTCCTGAAATCGCTGCATTCATTTACAGGATAAAATACAAAGGCGGGAAGATAATTGAATCCGATCCAAAGCTGGATTTTGGAGCAAACTTTGCTCACATGATGGGAATACCAAAACCTTATGATGATGTTGCCAGAATGTATTTCATTTTACACAGCGATCATGAAAGCGGAAACGTTAGTGCTCATACAGGTCATCTCGTGGCGAGCGCTCTTTCAGATATTTATTATTCAATATCTGCAATGACTAATGGTCTCGCCGGTCCATTACACGGACTTGCAAACCAGGAAGTTTTGAGGTGGCTGCATGAGCTTCATATAAAGCTGGGCGAAAAAGTTCCTACTGAAGAAGAAATGAAAAATTTCGTTCTGGAAACACTTAAAAGCGGACAGGTTATTCCCGGATTTGGACATGCAGTTTTAAGAAAAACCGATCCACGTTACATGGCTCAAAGAGAGTTTTGTTTAAAACATTTACCCAATGATCTTTTGTTTAAGTATGTTGATCTGCTTTTCAAAGTTGTGCCACCAATATTACTTGAACAGGGCAAAGCAAAAAATCCATGGCCAAATGTTGATGCACAATCCGGTGTAATCCAGTGGTATTATGGATTAAAAGAATATGATTTCTACACCGTTCTTTTTGCTGTAGGGAGATCGCTTGGTGTTGTTGCAAATATTATCTGGGATCGCGGACTCGGTTATCCTCTGGAAAGACCAAAATCTGTTACAACCGAAATGCTTGAGGAAGCTGCGGGAATAAAAAAATAA